Proteins encoded within one genomic window of Mya arenaria isolate MELC-2E11 chromosome 13, ASM2691426v1:
- the LOC128214853 gene encoding uncharacterized protein LOC128214853, with translation MLLKSIDMGPHNDLRVFIKAASYALTLALGVCLLLPEVGCESSSAVPAGNQTSTTSPVHQYSHSAPAKSFPAWLIGVIVLTCLGVLIVIATIVQRIMRRRENRMDQYRMGTA, from the exons ATGCTATTGAAATCAATTGATATGGGTCCACACAATGATCTACGAGTCTTTATCAAAGCCGCTTCATATGCGCTCACTTTAGCACTGG GTGTCTGTCTTTTGTTACCGGAAGTTGGTTGTGAGTCGTCCTCAGCCGTACCGGCCGGAAATCAGACGTCTACGACTTCACCAG TCCACCAGTATAGCCACTCAGCGCCAGCCAAATCCTTTCCCGCCTGGCTTATTGGCGTCATCGTTCTCACATGCCTTGGAGTTTTAATCGTCATAGCTACCATTGTCCAGAG GATAATGCGCAGACGGGAGAACAGGATGGATCAATATAGGATGGGAACTGCTTAG
- the LOC128213018 gene encoding lysosomal acid glucosylceramidase-like, translating to MKTLHALSLATFFLSAKADDIPCMARWFDQDSVVCVCNSTYCDTITWDTSIPPPVNPYGYYYSFTSSRDGLRLKMKQGSFGDSSVPNKYAFYAGNETKQTIMGFGGAFTDAATMTMYSLSDAARNKLIDSYFSNKGINYNIGRIPMASCDFSKRVYSYDDVVGDLQLSNFSLAEEDFKFKIPAIKDAITARGGNISLFGSPWSAPAWMKSNNKMTGKGTLKVTPKREYFKAWAKYFVKFLQAYRDQGVDIWGLTAQNEPSDGLITNFPFQCMGWTPEMQRDFVAQDLGPALEASGFGHIKLMILDDDRLWLPYWPEVVLKDKNAAKYVSGIAVHWYEDLFVPTSALDLTYKQFGEDYFILNTEACEQDLINKNRSVLLGSWHRGERYFMDILKDLSHGVSGWVDWNLALDRRGGPNWQNNLADSPIIVNAEKDEFYKQPMFYAMAHFSKFVKPGAKILSFSKNFTEDIGVEAIFFTKESEQRVGANFVNTNDNETVSISIFDPPNVGMINFDLPPRSFVTFSWFRW from the coding sequence ATGAAGACTCTTCATGCTCTCAGTTTGGCAACGTTCTTCCTCAGTGCCAAAGCAGATGACATCCCGTGCATGGCCCGTTGGTTTGACCAAGACTCTGTCGTCTGCGTCTGCAATTCCACGTATTGTGACACAATCACGTGGGATACGTCCATCCCTCCGCCGGTAAACCCATACGGTTACTATTACTCATTTACGTCATCTAGAGATGGACTTAGGCTTAAGATGAAGCAGGGATCATTCGGTGATTCTTCTGTGCCTAATAAGTACGCGTTTTACGCGGGAAACGAAACTAAGCAGACGATAATGGGTTTCGGTGGCGCTTTTACTGATGCAGCGACTATGACGATGTATAGTTTATCAGATGCAGCGCGGAACAAATTGATAGATTCTTACTTTTCGAACAAAGGTATCAACTATAATATCGGACGAATTCCTATGGCGAGTTGTGATTTTTCAAAACGAGTTTATTCCTATGACGACGTTGTAGGAGATCTTCAGTTGTCTAATTTCTCTCTAGCTGAGGAggactttaaatttaaaattccCGCCATTAAGGACGCCATTACCGCGCGGGGCGGGAACATTTCATTATTTGGGAGCCCATGGAGCGCCCCTGCTTGGATGAAATCTAATAATAAAATGACCGGAAAAGGAACACTGAAGGTAACTCCGAAAAGAGAGTATTTCAAAGCGTGGGCCAAATACTTTGTGAAGTTTCTTCAAGCTTACAGAGACCAAGGAGTCGATATTTGGGGATTAACAGCGCAAAATGAACCAAGCGACGGACTGATAACGAATTTCCCTTTCCAGTGCATGGGCTGGACTCCGGAAATGCAAAGAGACTTTGTTGCGCAAGACTTGGGACCCGCATTAGAAGCTAGTGGTTTCGGCCATATAAAACTTATGATTTTAGACGATGATCGCTTGTGGTTACCCTATTGGCCTGAAGTTGTTTTGAAAGACAAAAACGCCGCTAAATATGTTTCTGGGATTGCCGTCCATTGGTATGAAGACTTGTTTGTTCCTACGAGTGCCCTGGACcttacttataaacaatttggagaggattattttattttgaatactgaAGCTTGCGAACAGGACCTGATAAATAAGAACCGTTCGGTTCTCCTTGGTAGTTGGCACAGGGGTGAACGCTATTTCATGGACATTTTGAAGGACCTAAGCCACGGAGTTTCCGGCTGGGTGGACTGGAATTTAGCCCTGGACAGGCGGGGCGGACCAAACTGGCAGAATAATCTTGCTGACAGTCCAATTATTGTAAACGCGGAGAAAGACGAATTTTATAAGCAACCCATGTTTTACGCGATGGCGCATTTTAGTAAATTCGTAAAGCCTGGTGCGAAGATATTGTCGTTTAGCAAGAACTTTACGGAAGATATTGGCGTGGAGGCCATATTTTTTACGAAAGAGAGCGAGCAAAGGGTCGGTGCCAATTTTGTAAACACCAACGACAACGAAACTGTATCAATCTCTATATTTGATCCTCCAAATGTTGGAATGATAAATTTTGACCTCCCTCCGAGAAGTTTCGTAACGTTTTCTTGGTTCAGATGGTAA